Proteins from one Oryza sativa Japonica Group chromosome 12, ASM3414082v1 genomic window:
- the LOC107277834 gene encoding uncharacterized protein, whose product MAAAAAGVTCHLCREHQMEMECCRGGLLPRGSTTALPDAAGGEAEEEEEDRLSALPDDILLPILAALRCARAAAHTSVLARRWRGLWARLPVLTFHRVAPAPLHAALATVAAAGGAAPALLDIDLFSHHDLDPASLLAAAAAVAPGELVVNASWSARSTELPCFDRTASIKIDVHFAGFTLPPAGVFPALETLHLENCFVDLGDMIPRCPRLRKLSIPFWNATAVTVRSPSLEEMEVYANFKITIDIVAPALKRLYLDARRGINTDAGGFTLSAPSVEDLTWNCECQAVSDSFGVRWRMWSLSFSSSCLDPHGIMQMQQMDNNGEAETAHSLSLSSSSQRRPRGGVLSLNLETNVMTGDSTRSFEQEIFRFQVTDNFSVLELDLKAQGHVYGAIVLHLLGICTSTQRLRVLLDEFLSQDSCFVSCRCDQPNNWRNQSISLTDLKEVEIRGFRGQNHEVDLLKVLLRCATVLERVTVRFSRKVTPSDCRCRELSGILEAYPSVKCSVYYLQSGKQVFICRQQ is encoded by the exons atggcggcggcggcggctggggtcACGTGCCACCTCTGCCGCGAACACCAGATGGAGATGGAATGCTGCCGCGGGGGCCTGCTGCCGCGCGGCTCCACCACCGCGctccccgacgccgccggcggtgaggcggaggaggaggaggaagaccgCCTCAGCGCCCTCCCCGACGACATCCTCCTCCCGATCCTCGCGGCCCTCCgctgcgcccgcgccgccgcgcacaCCTCCGTCCTCGCGCGCCGGTGGCGCGGCCTCTGGGCCCGCCTCCCCGTCCTCACGTTCCACCGCGTCGCCCCCGCCCCGCTCCACGCCGCGCTCGccacggtcgccgccgccggcggcgccgcccccgcgctCCTCGACATCGACCTCTTCAGCCACCACGACCTCGACCCGGCCTCGCTgctcgcggccgccgcggcggtggcgccgggagAGCTCGTCGTGAACGCCAGCTGGTCCGCGCGAAGCACCGAGCTGCCATGCTTCGACCGCACCGCCTCGATCAAGATCGACGTCCACTTCGCCGGCTTCACGCTGCCGCCCGCCGGAGTCTTCCCGGCGCTCGAAACCCTCCACCTCGAGAACTGCTTCGTCGACCTCGGCGACATGATCCCGCGCTGCCCGCGCCTCCGCAAGCTCTCCATCCCGTTCTGGAACGCCACCGCGGTCACCGTCCGCTCGCCGTCGCTCGAGGAGATGGAGGTGTATGCCAATTTCAAGATCACCATCGACATCGTCGCGCCCGCGCTGAAGAGGCTGTATCTGGATGCACGTCGCGGGATCAACACGGATGCCGGCGGATTTACGCTCTCGGCGCCATCGGTGGAGGATCTGACATGGAACTGCGAGTGCCAGGCCGTGAGCGATAGTTTTGGTGTGAGATGGCGCATGTGGAGCTTGAGCTTTAGCTCATCATGTCTTGACCCCCATGGGATTATGCAGATGCAGCAGATGGACAACAACGGCGAAGCCGAAACCGCGCATTCGCTGtcattgtcgtcgtcgtcgcagcgaCGCCCTCGTGGTGGCGTCCTGTCTCTGAACTTAGAGACCAAT GTCATGACAGGTGATTCAACCAGGAGCTTTGAGCAAGAGATATTCCGGTTTCAAGTTACGGACAACTTTTCTGTTTTGGAGCTGGATCTGAAGGCACAAGGGCATGTCTATGGGGCAATCGTCCTGCACCTACTTGGCATTTGTACCTCTACACAAAGGCTTAGGGTGTTGCTAGATGAATTTCTG TCGCAGGACTCATGCTTTGTAAGTTGCCGTTGCGACCAGCCCAATAACTGGAGAAATCAAAGTATCTCCTTGACTGATCTTAAAGAAGTAGAAATCAGAGGCTTCAGAGGACAAAACCATGAAGTTGATTTGTTGAAGGTGCTCCTGAGATGCGCAACCGTGCTCGAAAGAGTGACCGTCAGATTTTCCAGGAAGGTTACACCGAGTGATTGTCGATGCAGGGAACTCAGTGGCATTTTAGAGGCCTATCCTTCTGTGAAATGCAGTGTTTATTATCTCCAATCTGGCAAGCAGGTTTTCATATGCAGGCAGCAATAG